A single region of the Massilia sp. erpn genome encodes:
- a CDS encoding catalase family peroxidase: MNNDKLYDDMLDALTASFGCHEGFRVSHAKGIVALGTFVAAPGAAAITRAPHFQASPIPLQLRFSNFSGVPTTPDGDSMANPRGLALRFQLEDGSSHDIVAHSHDGFPAGSPEEFLGFLQAIAASVAPQPDVERLERFLEQHPRAKAYLEAPKPAPKSYLSEHYFGLNAFRFINAAGEMRHGRYRIDPLVPAPHLTDAKAQAMPPDFLSAELAQRLDAGAGLMRLMLQLAAPGDVLDDCSLVWPRTGPEARQEILLGTIRVEALAADAAAQPALQRSLGFSPGGAIDGIEASDDPLIPLRRELYARAMRRRQRAAA; this comes from the coding sequence GTGAACAACGATAAGCTCTACGACGATATGCTCGATGCGCTGACGGCCAGCTTTGGCTGCCATGAAGGCTTCCGCGTCAGCCATGCCAAGGGCATCGTCGCCCTCGGCACCTTTGTCGCCGCACCCGGCGCCGCAGCCATCACGCGCGCGCCACATTTCCAGGCCAGCCCGATTCCGCTGCAACTGCGCTTCTCCAATTTCAGCGGCGTGCCCACCACGCCCGATGGCGACAGCATGGCCAATCCGCGTGGCCTGGCCCTGCGCTTCCAGCTGGAAGACGGCAGCAGCCATGACATCGTCGCCCATTCCCATGACGGCTTTCCAGCCGGCTCACCCGAGGAGTTTCTCGGCTTCCTGCAGGCGATAGCCGCCAGCGTCGCGCCGCAACCGGATGTGGAACGCCTGGAGCGCTTCCTGGAACAGCATCCGCGCGCCAAGGCCTATCTGGAAGCGCCCAAGCCCGCGCCGAAAAGCTATCTGTCCGAGCACTACTTCGGCCTGAACGCTTTTCGCTTCATCAATGCGGCGGGCGAGATGCGCCACGGCCGCTACCGCATCGACCCACTGGTGCCGGCCCCGCACCTGACCGATGCCAAAGCGCAGGCCATGCCGCCCGACTTCCTCAGCGCGGAACTGGCGCAGCGCCTGGATGCCGGCGCCGGCCTGATGCGCCTGATGCTGCAGCTGGCCGCGCCGGGCGATGTGCTGGACGACTGCTCGCTGGTCTGGCCGCGCACCGGCCCCGAAGCGCGCCAGGAGATCCTGCTCGGAACCATCCGCGTGGAAGCGCTGGCGGCCGATGCGGCGGCGCAGCCGGCCTTGCAACGCAGCCTGGGCTTCAGTCCAGGCGGGGCAATCGACGGCATCGAAGCCTCGGACGATCCGCTGATTCCGCTGCGGCGCGAACTCTACGCGCGCGCCATGCGGCGGCGCCAGCGCGCAGCGGCATGA
- a CDS encoding alkaline phosphatase, with amino-acid sequence MPKFPLRAAIGVCVALALAACSSSDNNSSDTTAPVTPTTPPKNVIFFLGDGMGLTTMTAARIYSVGEDGDLTMDTLPETAFVKTFSNDSQVTDSAPSMAAYMTGVKMNNEVISMSSDTTAIDPIADAAGNKLGNNCGSKNGTPATTLLELAKAKGLSAGVVTTTRVTHATPAATYSHICHRDLENDIAAAVVPGGAGYNSALGANGLDVLLGGGSQFFTPVKGGGKRADGRDLVAELKAKNYAFASNAAEFNAIDASKTERLAGLFTSSHMSYDLDRDPSKEPSLAEMTTKAMDVLAKNNKGYFLMVEGGRIDHALHETTAKKALHDTVAFDNAIKAAIAKAKQTDPELKNTLIVVTADHDHTLVLNGYAKRTGKTAAGNAGVLGVVKNYVTGAVEKDADGAPYSIIGFGNGENRTQGSRSALSSLDDSVTSANTYHQEGVIRVTAGNETHGGTDVFLGAIGMGSETFLGTIDNTKVFGLIKAAGGL; translated from the coding sequence ATGCCAAAGTTCCCACTGCGCGCCGCGATCGGCGTATGCGTTGCTCTTGCCCTTGCCGCCTGCAGCAGCAGCGACAATAACTCGAGCGACACCACCGCTCCAGTCACTCCCACCACGCCGCCGAAGAACGTCATCTTCTTCCTGGGCGACGGCATGGGCCTGACCACCATGACCGCAGCGCGCATCTACTCGGTAGGCGAGGATGGCGACCTGACCATGGACACCCTGCCGGAAACGGCTTTCGTCAAAACCTTCTCCAACGATTCGCAGGTGACCGACAGCGCGCCGTCGATGGCCGCCTATATGACCGGCGTGAAGATGAATAACGAAGTCATCTCCATGTCCAGCGACACCACCGCCATCGATCCGATCGCCGACGCCGCCGGCAACAAGCTGGGCAACAACTGCGGCAGCAAGAACGGCACCCCGGCCACCACCCTGCTGGAACTGGCCAAGGCCAAAGGCTTGTCCGCCGGTGTTGTCACCACCACCCGCGTCACCCACGCCACGCCAGCGGCCACCTATTCCCACATCTGCCACCGCGATCTGGAGAACGATATCGCCGCAGCCGTGGTGCCAGGCGGCGCAGGCTATAACAGCGCCCTGGGCGCGAATGGCCTGGACGTGCTGTTGGGCGGCGGCAGCCAGTTCTTCACGCCAGTCAAAGGCGGCGGCAAACGCGCCGACGGCCGCGATCTGGTCGCCGAACTGAAAGCCAAGAACTACGCCTTCGCCAGCAACGCCGCCGAATTCAACGCCATCGACGCCAGCAAGACCGAGCGCCTGGCCGGCCTGTTCACCTCCAGCCATATGAGCTATGACCTGGACCGCGATCCGTCCAAGGAACCCAGCCTGGCCGAGATGACGACCAAGGCCATGGACGTTCTGGCCAAAAACAACAAGGGTTACTTCCTGATGGTCGAAGGCGGCCGCATCGACCACGCCCTGCATGAAACCACCGCCAAGAAAGCCCTGCACGACACCGTGGCCTTCGACAACGCGATCAAGGCTGCCATCGCCAAGGCCAAGCAGACCGACCCAGAGCTGAAAAACACCCTGATCGTGGTCACCGCCGACCATGACCACACCCTGGTGCTGAACGGCTACGCCAAACGCACCGGCAAGACCGCTGCCGGCAACGCGGGCGTGCTGGGCGTGGTGAAGAACTACGTCACCGGCGCCGTGGAAAAAGACGCCGATGGCGCGCCTTACTCCATCATCGGCTTCGGCAACGGCGAGAACCGCACCCAGGGCAGCCGCTCCGCCCTTTCCAGCCTGGACGACAGCGTCACCAGCGCCAACACCTATCACCAGGAAGGCGTGATCCGCGTCACCGCGGGCAATGAGACCCACGGCGGCACCGATGTCTTCCTCGGCGCCATCGGCATGGGTTCCGAAACCTTCCTCGGCACCATCGACAACACCAAGGTGTTTGGCCTGATCAAAGCCGCCGGCGGCCTGTAA
- a CDS encoding alkaline phosphatase codes for MKRNLHRSLLALAVGTAFSQAAVAADAKNIIFFLGDGMGPATVTASRIYKYGEDGSLTMDKLERTARIKTFSNDAQTTDSAPSMAAYMTGVKMNNEVISMSAETVATDPGKDANGNLGVNNCAATNGKPAVTILELAKAKGKAVGSITTTELTHATPAATFSHICNRNAQYAIAAQVVPGGAGYNSALGDGVDVLMGGGRNQFTPFDATSNKGGRADGRDLLAELKAKGYTVAATKAEMAAAPLDKKFIGLYSAKSHLQYELDRASAAAGSEGANQPSLAEMTTKAMDLLSKNPNGYFLMVEGGRIDHALHGTNAKRALVDTIAFDDAIKAALDKAKVLDPELKNTLIVVTADHDHTLTINGYSKRGNPILDINRNYRDNKPGTDADGNTYSTLVFGNGPNRPNVRTNLDSATVQGNDYLQEAGVRLSSETHGGGDVKLFATGSGAKAFKGTLDNTKVFTLLKSAFGF; via the coding sequence ATGAAACGCAATCTGCACCGCTCCCTGCTGGCCCTCGCTGTCGGCACGGCATTCTCCCAGGCCGCTGTGGCGGCCGACGCCAAGAACATCATCTTCTTCCTCGGCGACGGCATGGGCCCGGCAACCGTGACCGCCTCGCGCATCTACAAATACGGCGAAGACGGCAGCCTGACCATGGACAAGCTGGAACGCACCGCCCGCATCAAAACCTTCTCCAACGACGCGCAAACCACCGACAGCGCGCCATCGATGGCGGCCTACATGACCGGCGTGAAGATGAATAACGAAGTCATCTCCATGTCGGCCGAAACCGTGGCCACCGATCCAGGCAAGGACGCCAACGGCAATCTGGGCGTGAACAACTGCGCCGCCACCAATGGCAAGCCGGCCGTCACCATCCTGGAACTGGCCAAGGCCAAGGGCAAGGCTGTGGGTTCCATCACCACCACCGAACTGACCCACGCCACCCCGGCAGCGACCTTCTCCCACATCTGCAACCGCAATGCGCAATACGCGATCGCCGCGCAGGTGGTGCCAGGCGGTGCCGGCTACAACAGCGCCCTGGGCGACGGCGTGGACGTGCTGATGGGCGGTGGCCGCAACCAATTCACCCCATTCGACGCTACCAGCAACAAAGGTGGCCGCGCCGATGGCCGCGACCTGCTGGCCGAGCTGAAAGCCAAGGGCTACACCGTGGCCGCCACCAAGGCCGAGATGGCAGCCGCGCCGCTGGACAAGAAATTCATTGGCCTGTACAGCGCCAAGAGCCATCTGCAGTATGAGCTGGACCGTGCCAGTGCCGCCGCCGGCAGCGAAGGCGCCAATCAGCCTAGCCTGGCCGAGATGACCACCAAGGCCATGGACCTGCTGTCGAAAAATCCGAACGGCTACTTCCTGATGGTCGAAGGCGGCCGCATCGACCACGCCCTGCACGGCACCAATGCCAAGCGCGCCCTGGTCGACACCATCGCCTTCGACGACGCCATCAAGGCGGCGCTGGACAAGGCCAAGGTCCTCGATCCGGAACTGAAGAACACCCTGATCGTGGTCACCGCCGACCATGACCACACCCTGACCATCAACGGTTATTCCAAGCGCGGCAATCCGATCCTGGACATCAACCGCAACTACCGCGACAACAAGCCAGGCACGGACGCCGACGGCAACACCTACTCGACCCTGGTCTTCGGCAATGGTCCCAACCGTCCAAACGTGCGCACCAACCTGGATAGCGCCACCGTACAGGGCAACGATTATCTGCAGGAAGCCGGCGTGCGCCTGAGCAGCGAAACCCACGGCGGCGGCGACGTCAAGCTGTTCGCCACCGGTTCCGGCGCCAAGGCCTTCAAGGGCACGCTGGACAACACCAAGGTGTTCACCCTGCTGAAATCGGCCTTCGGCTTCTAA
- a CDS encoding GntP family permease, translated as MSLLIVLAALGFLMLAAYRGYSVILFAPIAALGAVLLTDPSAVAPAFSGIFMEKMVGFVKLYFPVFLLGAVFGKLIELSGFSEAIVMAAIRYIGRSRANAVIVTVCAALTYGGVSLFVVVFAVYPFAAELYRQSNIPKRLMPGAIALGAFSFTMDTLPGTPQIQNIIPTTFFQTTGWAAPWLGVAGSVMTVAVGLFYLEWRRRAAMAKGEGYGADSAAVQEGKEARKDAKDLPHPLLSIAPLLLVGVANFVLTNLIRDAYGASHQLTSATLPGLHVPVTTTVKTVVGIWAVEGALLLGILLVCVTAFGRIRAAFAEGTKAAVGGALLASMNTASEYGFGGVIAALPGFIAVSDALKSVPDPLVNAALSVTTLSGITGSASGGMSIALAAMSDYFIAGAQAAHIPLEVLHRVVAMASGGMDTLPHNGAVITLLAVTGLTHKQSYKDIFGITIIKTAAVFFVIGLYYMTGMV; from the coding sequence ATGTCCTTGCTGATTGTTTTGGCCGCGCTGGGCTTTTTGATGCTGGCCGCTTACCGCGGCTACAGTGTGATCCTGTTTGCCCCCATCGCCGCGCTGGGCGCGGTGCTGCTCACCGACCCTTCCGCCGTGGCGCCCGCTTTCAGCGGCATCTTCATGGAAAAGATGGTGGGCTTCGTCAAGCTCTACTTCCCGGTCTTCCTGCTCGGCGCCGTGTTCGGCAAGCTGATCGAGCTGTCCGGTTTTTCCGAAGCGATCGTGATGGCCGCCATCCGCTATATCGGCCGCTCGCGCGCCAATGCGGTGATCGTCACCGTCTGCGCCGCGCTCACTTATGGCGGCGTGTCGCTGTTCGTGGTGGTGTTCGCCGTCTATCCCTTCGCCGCCGAGCTTTACCGGCAAAGCAATATCCCCAAGCGCCTGATGCCGGGCGCGATCGCGCTGGGGGCTTTCTCCTTCACCATGGATACCTTGCCCGGCACGCCGCAGATCCAGAACATCATCCCCACCACCTTCTTCCAGACCACCGGCTGGGCCGCGCCCTGGCTCGGTGTGGCGGGCTCTGTGATGACGGTGGCAGTGGGCCTGTTTTATCTGGAATGGCGGCGTCGCGCGGCCATGGCCAAAGGCGAGGGCTATGGCGCCGACAGCGCCGCCGTCCAGGAGGGCAAGGAAGCACGCAAGGACGCAAAAGACTTGCCGCACCCGCTGCTCTCGATTGCGCCGCTGCTGCTGGTGGGCGTGGCCAACTTCGTGCTGACCAATCTGATCCGCGACGCCTACGGCGCCAGCCACCAGCTCACCAGCGCCACCTTGCCCGGCCTGCATGTGCCCGTCACCACCACCGTCAAGACGGTGGTCGGCATCTGGGCCGTGGAGGGCGCGCTGCTGTTGGGCATTCTGCTGGTGTGCGTGACCGCCTTTGGCCGCATCCGCGCCGCCTTTGCGGAAGGCACCAAGGCGGCCGTGGGCGGCGCGCTGCTGGCTTCGATGAATACGGCCTCCGAATATGGCTTCGGCGGCGTGATCGCCGCGCTGCCGGGCTTTATCGCCGTCAGCGATGCGCTCAAGAGCGTGCCCGATCCGCTGGTGAATGCGGCGCTGTCGGTGACCACGCTGTCCGGCATCACCGGCTCGGCCTCGGGCGGCATGAGCATCGCGCTGGCCGCCATGTCCGACTACTTCATCGCCGGCGCCCAGGCCGCGCATATCCCGCTCGAAGTGCTGCACCGCGTGGTGGCCATGGCCAGCGGCGGCATGGACACATTGCCGCATAATGGCGCCGTGATCACGCTGCTGGCCGTGACCGGGCTGACGCACAAGCAGTCCTACAAGGATATCTTCGGCATCACCATCATCAAGACGGCGGCGGTGTTCTTCGTGATCGGCTTGTATTACATGACAGGGATGGTTTAA